One Synechococcus sp. CC9605 genomic window carries:
- a CDS encoding TIGR03943 family putative permease subunit, which translates to MKRATLLLLWGLTLLWSFHSGRLDLLLRGVFHGLVGVTGLVLLMLGVAVLLKREKQDERWRWPWLLSGVMAALVLILPPSPSFSDLASNRPQGLPDPPELAFVLPPEQRSLTEWVRLLRSQSDPDLVEGNPVRISGFVWRQPQGPPLIARLTVRCCLADATPAGLAVEWPESFSPQTNQWLAIEGTMSVQIRNERRIPVVIPENITPIARPERPLEP; encoded by the coding sequence TTGAAGCGCGCAACCCTGCTGCTGCTCTGGGGCCTAACGCTGTTGTGGAGCTTCCACAGCGGACGCCTCGATCTGCTGCTTCGCGGGGTTTTTCACGGCCTGGTGGGGGTCACCGGCCTTGTCTTGCTGATGCTGGGCGTGGCCGTTCTGCTGAAAAGAGAGAAGCAAGACGAACGCTGGCGCTGGCCCTGGCTGCTCAGCGGTGTGATGGCTGCGCTGGTGCTGATCCTTCCGCCCAGCCCCTCCTTCAGCGATCTGGCCAGCAACCGCCCCCAGGGCCTACCCGATCCACCGGAATTGGCCTTTGTTCTTCCCCCCGAACAACGCAGCCTCACGGAATGGGTGCGCTTGCTTCGCAGCCAATCTGACCCTGATCTTGTGGAAGGCAATCCTGTGCGCATCAGCGGTTTTGTCTGGAGGCAACCCCAGGGCCCGCCGCTGATCGCCCGACTCACGGTGCGGTGTTGCCTGGCCGACGCCACGCCCGCTGGCCTGGCGGTGGAGTGGCCGGAGTCGTTCAGCCCCCAAACCAACCAATGGTTGGCCATCGAGGGAACGATGAGCGTGCAAATCCGGAACGAACGGCGCATCCCCGTCGTGATTCCTGAAAACATCACACCGATTGCCAGGCCCGAGCGGCCCCTGGAACCATGA